One Tursiops truncatus isolate mTurTru1 chromosome 3, mTurTru1.mat.Y, whole genome shotgun sequence DNA segment encodes these proteins:
- the RAB11B gene encoding ras-related protein Rab-11B, with the protein MGTRDDEYDYLFKVVLIGDSGVGKSNLLSRFTRNEFNLESKSTIGVEFATRSIQVDGKTIKAQIWDTAGQERYRAITSAYYRGAVGALLVYDIAKHLTYENVERWLKELRDHADSNIVIMLVGNKSDLRHLRAVPTDEARAFAEKNNLSFIETSALDSTNVEEAFKNILTEIYRIVSQKQIADRAAHDESPGNNVVDISVPPTTDGQKPNKLQCCQNL; encoded by the exons ATGGGGACTCGGGACGACGAGTACGACTACCTATTCAAAG TGGTGCTCATCGGGGACTCGGGCGTGGGGAAGAGCAACCTGCTGTCGCGCTTCACCCGCAACGAGTTCAACCTGGAGAGCAAGAGCACGATCGGCGTGGAGTTCGCCACCCGCAGCATCCAGGTGGACGGCAAGACCATTAAGGCACAGATCTGGGACACCGCTGGCCAGGAGCGCTACCGCGCCATCACCTCGGC GTACTACCGTGGTGCCGTGGGTGCGCTGCTGGTGTATGACATCGCCAAGCACCTGACTTACGAGAACGTGGAGCGCTGGCTGAAGGAGCTGCGGGACCACGCCGACAGCAACATCGTCATCATGCTGGTGGGCAACAAGAGCGACCTGCGCCACTTGCGGGCCGTGCCCACGGATGAGGCCCGCGCCTTCGCAG AAAAGAACAACTTGTCCTTCATTGAGACCTCAGCCTTGGATTCCACCAACGTAGAGGAAGCTTTCAAGAACATTCTCACAG AGATCTACCGCATCGTGTCACAGAAGCAGATTGCGGACCGCGCAGCGCACGACGAGTCCCCCGGAAACAACGTGGTGGACATCAGCGTGCCACCCACCACCGACGGACAGAAACCCAACAAGCTGCAGTGCTGCCAGAACCTGTGA
- the ANGPTL4 gene encoding angiopoietin-related protein 4, producing the protein MRCAPTAGAALVLCAATAGLLSAQGRPEPPEKPRFASWDEVNVLAHGLLQLGNGLREHVERTRGQLGELERRLGSCGAACKDPEGSAAPPFAPENLVPPGGDAVPETLRSFQTQLKAQNSRIQQLFQKVAQQQRHLEKQHLRIQNLQSQMGHLAPMHLGHGVAKRARRKRLPKMAQLAGPAQNISRLHRLPRDCQELFEEGERQSGLFQIQPRGSSSFLVNCKMTSDGGWTVIQRRQDGSVDFNQPWDAYKDGFGDPQGEFWLGLEKVHRIMGERGSRLAVQLQDWEGNAESLQFPVHLGGEDTAYSLQLTAPVASKLGATAFSPSGLSLPFSTWDQDHDLRGDKNCAKSLSGGWWFGTCGHSNLNGQYFHSIPRQRQQLKKGIFWKTWRGRYYPLQATTMLIQPTAAEAAS; encoded by the exons ATGCGCTGTGCGCCAACAGCCGGAGCAGCCCTGGTGCTGTGCGCTGCCACCGCCGGGCTGCTGAGCGCGCAGGGCCGCCCGGAGCCTCCCGAGAAGCCGCGCTTCGCCTCCTGGGACGAGGTGAATGTGCTGGCGCACGGGCTCCTGCAGCTCGGCAACGGGCTACGCGAGCACGTGGAGCGCACCCGTGGGCAGCTGGGCGAGCTGGAGCGGCGTCTGGGCTCGTGCGGGGCCGCCTGCAAGGATCCTGAGGGGTCAGCCGCACCTCCGTTCGCCCCGGAGAATCTGGTCCCTCCCGGCGGCGATGCAGTCCCGGAGACCCTCCGCAGCTTTCAG ACTCAGCTCAAGGCTCAGAACAGCAGGATCCAGCAACTCTTCCAGAAGGTGGCCCAGCAGCAGCGGCACCTGGAGAAGCAGCACCTGAGAATCCAGAATCTGCAGAGCCAG ATGGGCCATTTGGCCCCCATGCACCTGGGCCACGGGGTGGCCAAGCGTGCCAGGAGGAAGAGGCTACCCAAGATGGCCCAACTTGCTGGCCCAGCTCAAAATATCAGCCGCTTGCACA GACTGCCCAGGGACTGCCAAGAGCTGTttgaagagggagagaggcaaaGTGGATTGTTCCAGATCCAGCCCCGGGGGTCCTCCTCATTCCTGGTTAACTGCAAGATGACCTCAG ATGGAGGCTGGACTGTAATTCAGAGGCGCCAGGATGGCTCAGTCGACTTTAACCAGCCCTGGGACGCCTACAAGGATGGCTTCGGAGACCCCCAAG GTGAGTTCTGGCTGGGCCTGGAGAAGGTGCACCGCATCATGGGGGAGCGTGGCAGCCGCCTGGCTGTGCAGCTGCAGGACTGGGAGGGCAATGCCGAGTCATTGCAGTTCCCTGTCCACCTGGGTGGCGAAGACACAGCCTACAGCCTGCAGCTCACGGCGCCCGTGGCCAGCAAACTGGGTGCCACCGCCTTCTCACCCAGCGGcctctccctgcctttctccACTTGGGACCAAGACCACGACCTCCGCGGAGACAAGAACTGTGCAAAGAGCCTCTCTG GTGGCTGGTGGTTCGGTACCTGCGGCCACTCCAATCTTAATGGCCAGTATTTCCATTCCATCCCGCGGCAGCGGCAGCAGCTTAAGAAGGGCATCTTCTGGAAGACCTGGCGGGGCCGCTACTACCCGCTGCAGGCCACCACCATGCTGATCCAGCCCACAGCGGCCGAAGCAGCCTCCTAG